A portion of the Paenibacillus marchantiae genome contains these proteins:
- a CDS encoding carbohydrate ABC transporter permease: MFAKSIRKDHYGYYFIAPFFILFAIFGLYPILYSLYISFTNFDGITTPDFVGMGNYIAVLQDPLFYKTLFNTLFIWGVSVVPQLTVSLVLAFILNDKLLKGRDFFRAVYFFPNIVTAASLGLLVSLIFDWQSGGLNHFLVQVGLIDDPINWKNDPWFMRLIVSSILFFQYFGYSMVIYLAGLQGIDPALQEAAQMDGAKKKHIFIHIIVPMLRPIILFQMITSIIGGIQIFDQPFTLTNGTGGPDRAAMTSIMYLYNVAFQSTRFGYGAAIAFCLFIIIILLSVVSFMMTKRKSRA, encoded by the coding sequence ATGTTTGCCAAGTCAATCCGCAAAGATCATTACGGATACTATTTCATTGCTCCGTTTTTCATTCTTTTCGCCATTTTTGGGCTATACCCCATTCTGTATTCTCTCTATATCAGCTTCACCAACTTTGATGGGATTACTACGCCAGACTTCGTCGGAATGGGTAACTATATTGCTGTTCTGCAAGATCCTTTGTTCTACAAGACATTATTTAATACTCTTTTTATCTGGGGTGTCTCTGTGGTCCCACAACTTACTGTTTCGCTTGTACTCGCCTTTATCCTCAACGACAAGTTACTTAAGGGAAGAGACTTTTTCAGAGCGGTTTATTTCTTTCCCAACATCGTTACCGCTGCATCATTGGGTCTGCTTGTGAGTCTGATCTTTGATTGGCAATCCGGCGGTTTAAATCATTTTCTGGTTCAAGTTGGACTTATCGATGATCCAATTAACTGGAAAAATGATCCTTGGTTTATGCGACTGATTGTTTCATCCATTCTGTTCTTTCAATACTTTGGTTACTCCATGGTCATCTATCTGGCAGGGCTGCAGGGTATTGATCCGGCACTGCAGGAAGCCGCTCAAATGGATGGGGCGAAAAAGAAACATATTTTCATTCATATCATCGTTCCAATGCTCCGCCCAATCATTCTATTTCAGATGATCACGTCCATTATTGGGGGTATTCAGATTTTCGATCAGCCGTTTACATTGACGAATGGAACGGGTGGTCCGGATCGTGCAGCCATGACGAGTATTATGTATCTGTATAATGTGGCATTCCAAAGTACACGTTTTGGTTAT